CGCGGCCGGGGTGGGGCCCGGCCACGAGGTGGTGCTCCCGGCCAACACGTTCGTCGCGACCGCCGAGGCCGTAGCCCGGATCGGCGCGCGGGTCGTCCTCGTCGACATGGATCCGGCCACCTACCTCATCGACGTCGACGCCGCCCTGGCCGCCGTCGGCCCTGCCACGCGAGCGGTGGTTCCCGTCCACCTCTATGGGCAGCTTGCCCCGGTGGAGCGGCTACGCGCCGGCCTCGCCGGCCGCGGTCTCGCGATCGTCGAGGACGCCGCGCAGTGCCAGGGCGCCACCCGCAACGGTGTCGGCGCCGGCACCGGCGGCGTCGCCGCCACCAGTTTCTACCCGGGCAAGAACCTGGGGGCGTACGGCGATGCCGGGGCCGTGCTGACGGACGACCCCGGCCTCGCCATGGCGGTACGCACGCTGGGTAGCCACGGTGGTCTGGTGAAGTACGTCCACGAACTGATCGGGGTCAACAGCCGGCTCGACGGGTTGCAGGCGGTGGTGCTGCGGGCCAAGCTGACCCGCCTGGCCGCGTGGAACGACGCCCGCCGCGCCGCTGCCGCCCGCTACGACGAACTGCTGGCGCCACTTGAGGTGACCCGTCCGGTCGTGCTGGCCGGCAACGAGCACGTGTGGCACCTCTACGTGGTGCGGATCCCCGGTGGCGCCGGTCGCCGGGACGACGTGCTGCGGCGGCTGAACGAGGCCGGCGTCGGCGCCGGCATCCACTACCCCTTTCCCATACATCTGACGCCGGCGTTCGCGGACCTCCCGTACCGCCCGGGCAGCTTCCCGCACGCCGAGCGGGCCGCCACGGAGATCCTGTCACTGCCGCTGTTCCCGCAGATCACGGCCGACCAGCAGGCAACCGTCGCGCGCGTGCTCGCGGCCGCGCTGCGGTCAGCGGCGTAGCTCGACGAAGGCAGCGATGTACGTATCGGTCCGGGGCCGCCCCGGCGCGGATCCGGCCGTCGAGCCCGGCAGCGGACTGCCACGGGTCGGCGCG
The window above is part of the Micromonospora inositola genome. Proteins encoded here:
- a CDS encoding DegT/DnrJ/EryC1/StrS family aminotransferase; this encodes MIPLVDLRAAHAEVAEDVSTGFKRVIENTAFVGGEEVAAFEREFAAFSGVQHCVGVANGTDAVELALRAAGVGPGHEVVLPANTFVATAEAVARIGARVVLVDMDPATYLIDVDAALAAVGPATRAVVPVHLYGQLAPVERLRAGLAGRGLAIVEDAAQCQGATRNGVGAGTGGVAATSFYPGKNLGAYGDAGAVLTDDPGLAMAVRTLGSHGGLVKYVHELIGVNSRLDGLQAVVLRAKLTRLAAWNDARRAAAARYDELLAPLEVTRPVVLAGNEHVWHLYVVRIPGGAGRRDDVLRRLNEAGVGAGIHYPFPIHLTPAFADLPYRPGSFPHAERAATEILSLPLFPQITADQQATVARVLAAALRSAA